The window AATTTTCTTATAGGTTTGACAACTGACCCCAAAATCGAGAACACAGAAGCGGAAATAATAGAGCCGAAAATTGCTTAAATAGGTTGTAGAAAGACAAGGATCGAACAAGATGGATTATCGGGAAGCTGGTGTAGATATTCAAGCAGGTCGAGATTTTGTTGATGGCATTCGTAACCTCGTCCAAAAAACCTATCGACCGGAAGTATTAGGGGGATTAGGAGGCTTTGGAGGTTGTTTTGCCCTCCCTTCCGGGTATAACGAACCCATCCTCGTTTCTGGAACTGATGGGGTGGGAACTAAATTAAAACTAGCCACAAGCCTCAACCGTCATGACACCGTTGGTATTGATTTAGTGGCGATGTGCGTTAACGATGTCCTGACTTGTGGGGCCGAACCCTTATTTTTTCTGGACTATTTAGCGACCGGAAAGCTTGATGGTGAACAATTAACCCAAGTCGTCGCCGGAATTTCCACAGGATGTCAACAAGCCGGATGCAGCCTGCTAGGGGGAGAAACGGCCGAAATGCCCGGATTTTATCAACCGGGGGAATATGATATGGCGGGTTTTTGTGTGGGAATTGTGGAAAAAAGCCGAATGTTAAACGGTTCTCAAGTCCAAATCGGCGATATTGCCATTGGATTAGCCAGTAGTGGCGTTCACAGTAATGGCTTTAGTTTAGTACGAAAAGTCGTCAGTGATGGGGGCTGGAGTTGGAATGACTGTCCTGAAGCTTTGGGAGGTCAATCTATTGGAGATGTGTGTTTAACGCCGACACAAATTTACGTTAAACCAATTCTACAAGCTCGGAGCCAAGGTGTAGAGATTCATGGCATGGCTCATATTACCGGAGGCGGTTTACCGGAAAACTTACCACGTTGTTTGGGAGAAGGACAGACCGTTCAGATTCATCCCAATAGTTGGCCCGTGCTACCGATTTTTAATTGGTTAGCTGAAGCGGGACAAGTGAACCTAGCAGCAATGTTTGATACTTTTAACATGGGTCTTGGTTTTGTGGTTTTGGTTCCTCCTCAACAAGCGGAAACCACACGAGAATGGTTTGAAACTCAAGGAATTCTAGCCTATACCATTGGGGAAGTCGTATCAGGAACCGGAGGTTTAATCGGATTACCCCTCAATTAATTGATTGATCTCCCAATCCTAGGATAAGCTATAGTGCGACCCATTGCTGTAGAGACTAGCCATGCTTAGTCTCTACAGGGAACGGATGGGTAGCAAACATCTAAAGATTTCATATTACTATTGCCTATAGCAAGATTGCCCATTCGTAATTCGTAATTCGTAATTCGTAATTCGTAATTCCCTATTCCCTATTAATTACCCATCATGTCAGTTGCATGGCAAATTGCCAAAACCTACGAAGATATTCTTTATCACAAAGCCGACGGTATTGCAAAAATTACGATTAACCGTCCTGAAAAACGTAATGCTTTCCGACCGAAAACTGTTTTTGAACTCTATGATGCCTTTTGTGATGCCCGTGAAGACATCAATATTGGTGTAGTATTATTCACCGGAGCGGGGCCGCATACCGATGGTAAATATGCCTTTTGTTCCGGCGGGGATCAAAGCGTGCGGGGAGATGCAGGATATATTGATGATATTGGAATTCCGCGATTAAACGTTTTAGATTTACAACGGTTAATCCGAACAATGCCCAAAGTTGTGATTGCAATGGTGGCAGGATATGCCATTGGTGGCGGTCATGTTTTACATTTAATTTGTGATTTAACCCTAGCAGCCGATAATGCA of the Planktothrix sp. FACHB-1365 genome contains:
- the purM gene encoding phosphoribosylformylglycinamidine cyclo-ligase, producing the protein MDYREAGVDIQAGRDFVDGIRNLVQKTYRPEVLGGLGGFGGCFALPSGYNEPILVSGTDGVGTKLKLATSLNRHDTVGIDLVAMCVNDVLTCGAEPLFFLDYLATGKLDGEQLTQVVAGISTGCQQAGCSLLGGETAEMPGFYQPGEYDMAGFCVGIVEKSRMLNGSQVQIGDIAIGLASSGVHSNGFSLVRKVVSDGGWSWNDCPEALGGQSIGDVCLTPTQIYVKPILQARSQGVEIHGMAHITGGGLPENLPRCLGEGQTVQIHPNSWPVLPIFNWLAEAGQVNLAAMFDTFNMGLGFVVLVPPQQAETTREWFETQGILAYTIGEVVSGTGGLIGLPLN
- the menB gene encoding 1,4-dihydroxy-2-naphthoyl-CoA synthase — encoded protein: MSVAWQIAKTYEDILYHKADGIAKITINRPEKRNAFRPKTVFELYDAFCDAREDINIGVVLFTGAGPHTDGKYAFCSGGDQSVRGDAGYIDDIGIPRLNVLDLQRLIRTMPKVVIAMVAGYAIGGGHVLHLICDLTLAADNAIFGQTGPKVGSFDGGFGASYLARIVGQKKAREIWYLCRQYDAQQALDMGLVNCVVPVEQLEAEGIQWAKEILEKSPIAIRCLKSAFNADCDGQAGLQELAGNATLLYYMTEEGTEGKQAFLEKRPPNFRQYPWLP